A stretch of the Erinaceus europaeus chromosome 1, mEriEur2.1, whole genome shotgun sequence genome encodes the following:
- the MOCS3 gene encoding adenylyltransferase and sulfurtransferase MOCS3 encodes MAAREEVLALQAEVAQREKELSSLKQKLAAALTAEQEPEQLVPVSPLPPKATLSRDEILRYSRQLMLPELGVRGQLRLATASVLIVGCGGLGCPLAQYLAAAGVGRLGLVDYDVVEMSNLPRQVLHGEELAGQAKVFSAAASLHRLNSAVQCVPYAQALTPTTALDIVRRYDVVADCSDNVPTRYLVNDACVLTGRPLVSASALRFEGQITVYHYDGGPCYRCVFPRPPPAETVTNCADGGVLGVVTGVLGCLQALEVLKIASGLGPSYSGSLLLFDALKGHFRSIRLRGRRPDCAACGETPTVKHLLDYEAFCGSSATDKCRSLQLLSPEERVSVADYKQILDSGLPHLLLDVRPQVEVDICRLPHALHIPLKHLERRDAESLKLLGETIWEGKQGTQEGAALPIYVICKLGNDSQKAVKVLQTLTAAQELDSVQVQDVVGGLMAWAAKIDGTFPKY; translated from the coding sequence ATGGCTGCCAGGGAGGAGGTTCTCGCTCTTCAGGCTGAAGTTGCCCAACGGGAAAAGGAGCTGAGTTCTCTGAAGCAGAAACTAGCGGCAGCTCTCACTGCGGAGCAGGAGCCGGAGCAGCTAGTTCCAGTGTCGCCATTGCCGCCGAAGGCCACCTTGTCCCGAGATGAGATTCTACGCTACAGCCGGCAGCTAATGCTGCCGGAGCTTGGTGTGCGCGGACAGCTGCGTCTGGCCACCGCTTCTGTGTTAATCGTGGGCTGCGGCGGGCTCGGCTGCCCACTGGCGCAGTATCTGGCAGCGGCCGGCGTGGGTCGCCTTGGCCTTGTGGACTACGATGTGGTAGAAATGAGCAACTTGCCCCGTCAAGTGCTGCATGGGGAGGAATTGGCTGGCCAGGCCAAGGTCTTTTCTGCCGCCGCCTCGCTGCACCGTCTCAATTCGGCTGTGCAGTGCGTGCCTTACGCTCAGGCACTTACGCCTACCACAGCGCTCGACATAGTGCGCCGCTATGATGTCGTGGCTGATTGCTCAGATAACGTGCCCACTCGCTACTTGGTTAACGACGCCTGTGTGCTGACTGGCCGGCCTCTCGTGTCAGCAAGCGCCCTGCGCTTCGAGGGTCAGATCACCGTCTACCATTATGACGGTGGTCCTTGCTATCGATGCGTGTTCCCCCGTCCACCTCCAGCAGAGACAGTGACTAATTGCGCGGACGGTGGGGTACTCGGTGTCGTAACTGGAGTCCTGGGCTGCCTACAGGCTCTGGAAGTGTTGAAGATCGCTTCAGGTCTGGGCCCCTCTTACAGTGGCAGCCTGTTGCTTTTTGATGCCCTCAAAGGACACTTCCGCTCTATTCGTCTGCGGGGCCGAAGGCCTGACTGTGCAGCGTgcggagagacacccacagtaaAGCATCTGCTGGACTATGAAGCTTTCTGTGGTTCCTCTGCCACGGACAAGTGCCGCTCTCTACAATTGCTGAGCCCAGAGGAGCGAGTTTCAGTCGCTGACTACAAGCAAATTCTGGATTCTGGGTTACCCCACCTGTTGCTGGACGTCAGGCCTCAAGTGGAGGTGGACATCTGTCGTTTGCCTCACGCCCTACACATTCCTTTGAAGCATTTGGAACGGAGGGATGCAGAGAGCCTGAAGCTCTTAGGAGAAACAATCTGGGAAGGGAAGCAGGGCACACAGGAAGGGGCAGCTCTTCCCATTTATGTCATTTGCAAATTGGGCAATGACTCTCAGAAAGCCGTGAAGGTCCTACAAACCTTGACAGCAGCCCAGGAATTAGACTCCGTACAGGTTCAGGATGTTGTGGGGGGCCTCATGGCCTGGGCTGCCAAAATCGATGGAACATTTCCAAAGTACTAA